One window of the Spirochaetia bacterium 38H-sp genome contains the following:
- the rimO gene encoding 30S ribosomal protein S12 methylthiotransferase RimO: MPSFFIDSLGCAKNQVDSEYIIALLQDKGWVLADSAEIADVIIVNTCGFINSAKQESIDTVLEFKSLFPQKKIVVAGCLSQRYGKELYEEMSEADAVVGNSNLIQVVEAVEKVVSGRRALVLSDDRRELDIKRRSRFSFPGSAYVKIAEGCDNRCAYCAIPIIRGPLLSRSVESVLDEVDFLLSSGVRELNLVAQDLAFFGKDNGLDDGLVRLVSSILEKKGDFWLRLLYIHPSHFPRELISICKNDKRFLPYFDIPFQHASSSVLSAMGRGGDRDSFLDLVSFIRSEIPNAALRSTFLLGFPGEKESDLVLLKDFLKEAALDWAGFFVYSPEEGTRAYNLYSAMPEDLRSEQSSLAERYLLELQTIQESVSSSCLDARVGKIETVLIEEKIEGEDLYLGRAFFSAPEVDGLVVVHGDDLPVGDFVRCRIVARNGIDLEALYLSE, encoded by the coding sequence ATGCCTAGTTTTTTTATAGACTCTTTGGGTTGTGCAAAGAATCAGGTGGATTCTGAGTATATCATAGCTTTGTTGCAGGATAAGGGATGGGTCCTTGCTGATTCTGCGGAGATTGCAGATGTTATAATAGTAAATACTTGTGGATTTATAAATTCTGCAAAGCAGGAGTCCATAGATACTGTTCTTGAGTTTAAATCGCTTTTCCCTCAGAAAAAAATAGTTGTTGCTGGTTGCCTTTCTCAGCGCTATGGAAAGGAGCTTTATGAGGAGATGTCAGAAGCCGACGCGGTTGTGGGAAATTCTAATCTCATACAGGTCGTGGAGGCAGTGGAGAAGGTTGTTTCTGGTAGACGGGCACTTGTCCTCTCTGATGATAGGAGAGAGCTTGATATAAAAAGACGGAGCAGATTTTCTTTTCCTGGTTCTGCTTATGTCAAGATTGCGGAGGGGTGTGACAATCGTTGTGCGTATTGTGCTATTCCCATAATACGTGGACCTTTGCTAAGCAGATCCGTGGAGAGTGTTCTTGATGAGGTGGATTTCCTTCTCTCTTCTGGAGTAAGGGAGCTTAATCTTGTAGCTCAGGATCTTGCTTTTTTTGGTAAGGATAATGGTCTTGACGATGGTCTTGTTAGGCTTGTTTCTTCTATTTTAGAAAAGAAAGGTGATTTCTGGTTGAGGCTTTTATATATACATCCTTCTCATTTTCCTAGAGAACTTATTTCTATCTGTAAAAACGATAAGAGATTTTTGCCGTATTTTGATATTCCTTTTCAGCATGCTTCTTCTTCTGTGTTATCTGCAATGGGGAGAGGTGGGGATAGGGATTCCTTTCTTGATCTTGTTTCTTTTATCAGGTCAGAGATCCCGAATGCTGCTTTGCGTTCTACTTTTTTGCTTGGTTTTCCCGGTGAGAAAGAGTCCGATCTTGTGCTCCTTAAGGATTTTTTAAAAGAGGCTGCTTTGGATTGGGCCGGTTTTTTTGTGTATTCTCCGGAGGAGGGGACGCGGGCTTATAATTTGTATTCTGCCATGCCAGAGGATTTGCGTTCTGAGCAGTCTTCATTGGCAGAAAGGTATCTATTGGAGTTGCAGACTATTCAGGAGTCTGTTTCTTCTTCTTGTCTTGATGCCAGAGTGGGGAAAATAGAGACTGTTCTTATAGAGGAAAAAATAGAGGGAGAGGATTTGTATCTGGGTCGTGCATTTTTTTCTGCTCCAGAGGTAGATGGTTTGGTTGTTGTTCATGGGGATGATTTGCCTGTGGGTGATTTTGTTAGATGCAGGATTGTTGCTCGTAATGGGATTGATTTAGAGGCGCTCTATCTGTCAGAATGA
- a CDS encoding ATP-dependent helicase: protein MFEYLESLNPSQREAVLHAGSPLLILAGAGSGKTRVITAKIAYLVDAVGVPARQILAVTFTNKAAREMYERAVRFSPRAQGVMIRTFHSFGAWVLRLYAAEAGLAEGFSIYDDDDSRALLASCLEGEEKKRLSRYAWGIARAKDYALLPDDDLSVIMDDDEFPDVYRRYTERLRQTGNADFGDLILLPLLLLRDHEKVKERLRRHFSVIMVDEYQDSNVAQFLLLRELAGPDTYVCVVGDDDQSIYRFRGAEVKNILSFPNVFENTRVIRLETNYRSSATILEAASSVVANNVGRMGKTLKPVRDNGEPLRIMCFDSAEEEADYWADFIAKNGYEDTAILYRSHFMSRLFELAFSRRGIPYTLVGSLRFYEREEIKDLLSLIRLVLNPYDRVSFLRIINKPARGIGARSQDKLVNFAVSNSVSFLDACDAADSFLSAKAASSARAFSSFIRAASSDIRAASLDEWMLGLVQRSGLGDYYMGYDDITARQKQENIREFVASARDFPSSVDGLVAFLENTALEGAVDSGEDDGVMLITMHTTKGLEFSRVIIVGLEEGVFPPWSADSPEDIEEERRLFYVALTRAKDELFLSWSKRRVIYGKSAYQQPSRFLDEIPPSCVERAFSAYADSEYSVGTPVYHDDYGYGVVIKSWYNGDNLVVSVRFDSGSVCQFLPQYMTLERLSSD, encoded by the coding sequence ATGTTTGAATATCTGGAATCGTTGAATCCCAGTCAACGGGAGGCTGTTCTTCATGCCGGCTCGCCTCTTCTTATTCTTGCCGGTGCAGGGTCAGGGAAGACAAGGGTGATTACTGCAAAGATTGCTTACCTTGTAGATGCTGTTGGTGTTCCTGCCAGGCAGATTCTTGCTGTTACTTTTACCAATAAGGCTGCCAGGGAGATGTATGAGCGTGCGGTCAGGTTTTCTCCTAGGGCTCAGGGGGTGATGATACGGACGTTTCACTCTTTTGGTGCGTGGGTGCTGCGTTTGTATGCTGCCGAGGCTGGCTTGGCTGAGGGGTTTTCCATATATGATGACGATGATTCCCGGGCTCTTCTTGCTTCTTGCCTCGAGGGGGAAGAGAAAAAAAGGTTGTCCAGATATGCGTGGGGAATTGCCAGGGCTAAGGATTATGCTCTTCTTCCGGATGATGATTTGTCTGTTATTATGGATGATGATGAGTTTCCCGATGTATATCGTCGTTATACAGAGAGGCTTAGACAAACAGGTAATGCCGATTTTGGCGATCTTATTTTGCTTCCTCTGCTTCTTTTGCGTGATCATGAGAAGGTAAAAGAGCGTCTCAGAAGGCATTTCTCTGTGATTATGGTTGATGAGTATCAGGATTCCAATGTTGCTCAGTTTTTGCTGTTGCGGGAGCTCGCAGGTCCTGATACTTATGTGTGTGTTGTGGGAGATGATGATCAGTCTATCTACAGGTTTAGAGGAGCGGAGGTTAAAAATATTCTATCTTTTCCCAATGTGTTTGAGAATACGCGTGTTATAAGGCTTGAGACCAATTATCGTTCTTCTGCTACTATTCTTGAGGCTGCTTCTTCTGTTGTTGCCAACAATGTTGGAAGGATGGGAAAAACCCTTAAGCCTGTGCGTGATAATGGTGAGCCGTTGAGGATTATGTGTTTTGATTCTGCCGAAGAAGAGGCTGATTATTGGGCAGATTTTATTGCAAAAAATGGTTATGAAGATACGGCTATTCTGTATCGTTCCCATTTTATGTCCCGCCTTTTTGAACTTGCTTTTTCCAGGAGAGGAATTCCTTATACTCTCGTAGGCTCCTTGCGCTTTTATGAAAGGGAGGAAATCAAGGATTTGCTTTCTCTTATACGGCTTGTCCTCAATCCTTATGATAGAGTTTCTTTTCTCCGGATTATCAATAAGCCTGCCAGGGGGATTGGCGCGCGTTCTCAGGATAAGCTGGTTAATTTTGCTGTTTCCAATTCTGTTAGTTTTCTGGATGCCTGTGATGCTGCAGATTCTTTTCTTTCTGCCAAGGCTGCTTCTTCTGCTAGGGCTTTTTCTTCTTTTATAAGGGCTGCTTCTTCTGATATCAGAGCAGCCTCTCTGGATGAGTGGATGCTGGGACTTGTGCAGCGTAGTGGGCTTGGAGACTATTATATGGGTTATGATGATATAACTGCCAGGCAGAAGCAGGAGAATATACGGGAATTTGTTGCTTCTGCTCGTGATTTTCCTTCTTCTGTGGACGGACTCGTTGCTTTTCTGGAAAATACGGCACTTGAAGGTGCTGTTGACAGTGGAGAAGATGATGGTGTTATGCTTATAACTATGCATACGACAAAGGGTCTTGAGTTTTCTCGTGTGATTATAGTAGGGCTAGAGGAAGGTGTTTTCCCGCCTTGGTCTGCTGATTCTCCAGAGGATATTGAGGAGGAACGCAGACTTTTTTATGTTGCTTTGACCAGGGCCAAGGATGAGCTTTTTTTGAGCTGGTCAAAAAGGCGTGTGATTTATGGTAAGTCAGCGTACCAGCAGCCCTCCCGTTTTCTGGATGAGATTCCCCCGTCATGTGTGGAAAGGGCTTTTTCTGCCTATGCAGATAGTGAGTATTCCGTAGGTACTCCTGTGTATCATGACGATTATGGCTATGGTGTTGTTATAAAAAGCTGGTATAATGGAGATAATCTTGTCGTATCCGTACGTTTTGATAGTGGTTCGGTATGTCAGTTTTTGCCGCAGTATATGACGCTTGAGAGGTTGAGTAGTGATTGA
- a CDS encoding ferredoxin, with protein MLIDIDKEKCILCGICEETLPDIFEIKNNITIIKKPVITEETKTILIRQLEEDCPAGALKIKENKDNYKDKVISFYVVKEKQ; from the coding sequence ATGTTGATTGATATAGACAAAGAAAAATGTATACTCTGCGGTATATGTGAAGAAACTCTACCGGATATTTTTGAGATAAAAAACAATATAACTATTATAAAAAAACCTGTTATAACAGAAGAAACAAAGACCATTCTTATAAGACAATTGGAAGAAGACTGCCCTGCAGGAGCACTAAAAATAAAAGAAAACAAAGATAATTATAAAGATAAAGTCATTTCTTTCTATGTTGTAAAAGAAAAACAATAA
- the rplM gene encoding 50S ribosomal protein L13 produces the protein MKTIFVKPETIKQKWYVIDAEGKTLGKVAVQAAMILRGKHRPYYTPHQAVGDYVVIVNADKIKVTGGKEEKKLYYWHTGYPGGIKVASLEKMMQKKPTFPVEKAIKGMLPKNRLGRELFRHLKVYAGPSHPHAAQKPEVLQ, from the coding sequence ATGAAGACTATATTTGTGAAACCGGAGACAATAAAGCAAAAGTGGTATGTGATTGATGCAGAAGGGAAGACCTTGGGTAAGGTGGCCGTACAGGCTGCTATGATCCTCAGAGGAAAGCATCGCCCCTATTATACGCCGCATCAGGCTGTAGGTGATTATGTTGTTATTGTTAATGCTGATAAAATAAAAGTAACTGGTGGTAAAGAAGAGAAAAAGCTTTATTACTGGCATACCGGTTATCCCGGTGGAATCAAGGTTGCAAGCCTTGAGAAGATGATGCAGAAAAAGCCTACTTTCCCTGTGGAAAAGGCTATAAAAGGTATGTTGCCCAAGAATCGTCTGGGAAGAGAACTTTTTAGACATCTTAAGGTTTATGCTGGTCCCAGTCATCCGCATGCAGCACAGAAACCAGAAGTTCTACAGTAA
- the rpsI gene encoding 30S ribosomal protein S9, whose amino-acid sequence MAIDNLALTTGRRKTAVARVFLRNGNGNIVINGKSLDEYFNREDHRIIVKQPLVVTDNEGKFDLYITVKGGGISGQAEAIRHGIARALAEYDETNVASLKANKFLTRDPRMVERKKYGHKKARRSFQFSKR is encoded by the coding sequence GTGGCTATCGATAATTTGGCTTTGACGACAGGAAGAAGAAAAACAGCAGTGGCAAGGGTCTTTTTAAGAAATGGAAATGGTAATATTGTTATCAATGGCAAGAGTCTAGACGAGTATTTTAACAGAGAAGACCATAGGATTATAGTAAAGCAGCCTCTTGTTGTTACTGATAATGAGGGAAAATTTGACCTTTATATAACTGTAAAAGGTGGCGGTATAAGCGGGCAGGCCGAGGCTATCCGTCATGGGATTGCAAGAGCACTTGCAGAGTATGACGAGACCAATGTTGCTTCTCTCAAGGCAAATAAGTTCCTAACGAGAGATCCCAGAATGGTAGAAAGAAAGAAATATGGACATAAGAAAGCAAGGAGAAGCTTCCAGTTCTCCAAGCGTTAG
- a CDS encoding regulatory protein RecX, producing MDIRKQGEASSSPSVSLRIVSVTKEGAPSGCMAVHADDGSLLFLSHSCIKKHSVSEGSFFYSKQLSSIAAEDERYRISLYVDRLLRRFSYPVSVLRKKLLNRGFSKDVVEDFLVSLNKAGLVDDEAYARMWVQSRMEKSPLSPVYLKAKLVQKGIDASVADRVVNSLEEDVVMDSAFDYAKKLARQGLDIEKIASRLKNRAYPYNMIKKILHKIKA from the coding sequence ATGGACATAAGAAAGCAAGGAGAAGCTTCCAGTTCTCCAAGCGTTAGTCTGAGAATAGTATCTGTTACCAAAGAGGGAGCACCTTCCGGATGTATGGCTGTGCATGCGGATGATGGCTCCCTTTTGTTTTTGTCACATTCCTGTATAAAAAAGCACTCCGTAAGTGAGGGCTCTTTTTTTTATTCTAAGCAGCTTTCTTCTATTGCTGCAGAAGACGAACGGTATAGAATCAGTCTTTATGTGGACAGACTTCTCAGAAGGTTCTCCTATCCTGTGTCCGTTCTAAGGAAAAAGCTGCTTAATCGTGGCTTTTCTAAAGATGTTGTGGAGGATTTCCTTGTCAGCTTGAATAAAGCTGGTCTTGTTGATGATGAAGCCTATGCAAGGATGTGGGTGCAAAGTAGGATGGAGAAAAGCCCACTTTCTCCTGTATATCTTAAAGCAAAGCTTGTACAAAAGGGAATAGATGCAAGTGTAGCTGATAGAGTAGTCAATAGCTTGGAAGAGGATGTTGTGATGGACTCTGCTTTTGATTATGCAAAAAAACTTGCCAGGCAGGGACTGGATATAGAAAAAATTGCCTCTCGCCTTAAAAACAGAGCGTATCCATATAACATGATAAAAAAAATTTTGCATAAAATAAAAGCATAA